From Malaya genurostris strain Urasoe2022 chromosome 2, Malgen_1.1, whole genome shotgun sequence:
taaaaaagttctcaagctcttaaaaaatcaccctttatatatatttatatatatatatatatatatatatatatatatatatatatatatatatatatatatatatatatatatatatatatatatatatatatatatatatctatatatatcagTATAGGTTTTTGGTAGTTACATAGGTTGGAGTATAAAAGGGTCGGTTTTTGGTTTAGGCAGGGCAGTGAAAAAATAGTAAAGTGAAAAAATTTTATTAGAAGGaaataaagggaaaaaaaagaaaatttgtgtGTTATAAAGTGCTTCGAAAAACACTACCCGGTGGGAAATTTACGAATGTATCGAGtaaagggaaaaaattttattagaaggaaataaaaggaaaaaaaaaagaaaatttgtgtGTTATAAAGTGCTTCGAAAAACactacccctctcgccgctcgggcaAAAGCTTTGCCGCACAATGAaggagctagactacttggcacttgaaactgagcaagcaaaacttcgaatgactaggtacgattattcaactgacaatTAGtactgggagcttcacttgagaaTGGCAGCAAAAAtcatatgaatttgtatcgatttgctgacggtcagtgtccatactacatttcattttcatcggatatcattcgattgaaagTGAAATTTTTCCGCACTGCATGGTACTAATTGTACAATTAAGAATTGCatatatattttatttgaattatcttaatgcaaagacatcatattaacaagatatctcaTATTTCtcaaacaaatcattggcaacatccttttttgcgagcatggcgccctcaggcgagcccgcatcgaatctcgtacatagaagtaggagaGAGAAATGTCGAATTCGTGCGCACcacaatagcagcactgcgcacccatacaatttacatgatatgttgaatatgatgccgtgcgatggcgtcgcTGAACTAAAGATTAATTTCGCTACAAGCTAACAGGGTCTGCTTAATGATATCAGTTCAGTAATCATGCGTCATCCAATCTGGTATCGTTGAGTATAATTCGCCTTTACCACACAAACGTCACAGTTGTATACAAGTTTGCATCGAATTAGTTGTGCGTTTTGAGATAGTTTAATTTGCtaatgctagagcattagctaataaattctctgaggtggatgcagatactttcacagaggtgtacacgccggtgagcactgtgctgtatggtttgcgtagaagaagcgtggacacgcaaaatcagcaaaataaaacaatttatcgtaaaattttcggttttccttgcaaatttttcatagcaaggccagatctactctctattaattgaagttcacagaagtgttcgctcaccatcacgcgccagtggtcacttgggtgtatttagacgagagcgcgtgtgagcgattcatgcgaagagaatgtgtttcactcgcgccaactgctttaaccacaagcacacactcaaatgctttctattcgacactgagaagaagtgcgctttcctctttgtgcgatgtttcgttttttgcatcctcggtgtggacaagaatctgacgccagcgtgtatcactctggttaaatgccatctctgccagccgctacctaattttgggtcaaaacctacccaaaatcaactaaagtgcatctccctaattttaggtaacgagtgatgaactcaaAATTTTAGGATTACCCATAATgctatgccataacaaagcacgctacccacattttttacgatcaagtcaaagtttgagaagATAACAGCCTAATTTtcggtagcttatagaagaggtaaaaatgattttcagtgtagacACGCTTGAGAGCTACTCTTAGATCATTGATCAATTATATTCCGGTTTCTCAGATATaatcatataagtgacgtaatcgacaaattgGTTGGTTTTTGGTAATCGTAATCGACAAATTGGTTGGTTTTATATTCCCACATTTTCTCACAAAGTGACCAATGATGAATCACTAAAGCCCGTTTTGGTGAACTAACCGAattaatctgaatgaatttgtgtcagaaattatcttaatgaaaaaaatatgttatcaTTAGACATCTTGAAAAAATATGTTATCATGAGACATTTGTGAATTTAACtccattttcatgcacatatttggaggagGTAATcaaacataaagttactgtacaattctgtacgtttcaataaaattcaatcgcaaaactaagcgttaattgaaagatacagttcattgaaaatttaattcaatccaatttagttttgcatcgatggtggttttcaatcaatctttcgattcaacccatgtctattccatgttacttttgatttacatgtcgtgtaaatttcattatttatttctgtGCAGATTATTCTGACCTTGTTAGTTGTTAGGCCTGAAGTTTTCACGTTCGAATTCATCTGAAGTAGCGTTTGAAAGACTCCTAATTTGGGAGTATGTTTGTTTTTAGCTTTCCAGTTTCGGCTCCAACAATAGTTTAAAAAATGCTGAAATGGAAATTTAATCACTTCTTCATTACAGCGCTGAATATAATGCTCCAGCGAtagtataaattttttttaactacaaGTTGTCTTTTTTTAGTTTGCTGATATTTTGCTGCAGAAGGCAAATGGCGTTGCAGAAGGTTCATATGGAGTCACGGATTGAAATTAAGTTTTTAAAAACACAGAACTTCTTGAACAAAAATGGAAACATGTTATTCAGTTGAGGCATTTTGTACAACATTACCCTACCAATCGAATACGGGGAAGTGcttgaatttggagttaaaTGGCTACTTTAATAAAAACCAATACTCTAACGCCATCATGCTCGTTCCATCATGTTCCTACACATGCGCATTATTACGCATGAAAATTGGATAtcgattttccatcaaacgcagAAGAAGAATAAAAGACATAACGAGCGAACTCTTTACTGGTTGGGGACTTTCTGCTTTTATAATATTTTCCAAATCGAACATTTATAGTATAATTGTTTTTACTTTATGCAACATAACGATAACACATGAACTTAGAAATAAATATCACAATTATAAAAATACCCTCCttatcaccatcatcatcatgacTATTATTAACGAGAGCTGTTGTAAGGTACTTTGTTGAGTGGACCCCATCCGACCGCTGGAGTTCGGAATCTTACGGTAGTCCGGCTTGTAATCAAAACATGTGGGAAAATTATCCGGAGCAGAAATCATTTCCGATTTATCACCCACTTTAAGCACGAGGGCCATTCCAATCTCGGCGTGAAACTCTATGTGACAATGGAATAACCAGTAACCTaaaataaagcaaaaaaaatcgagTTCAATCTTCAAAAAATAGAATAAAACGTAGCTTCACTTACCAGGATTACTCGCAATAAACCGGATGATTGTGTAACCACCATCCGGAATGGTCACCGTATCCTTAATTGGTGCTCCCTTCAGCCGTCGCTTGATCTTTCCTTCCTCGTCCAATCGTTTCACTTCTTCTGCGGATATATTTCCGGCCAGACGTTCCATTCCGACCACTCGAAACGCGTGGCCATGCAAATGGAACGGATGATTGGCATCGAACGTGAAACCCTCGTCTATCAGGACCATCTCTACGGTTGCATTCAATGGCACCTGCAGCACGTGACTACACTGGCAAAACTCCTGCTGACAATTACGACCCTGTTCCATCAGGGAGCTTGCATTGCAAAACAGGCTCTCATCCAGTTGGTCCTTGCCCGGCATCATAGGAACCGGCGGCATCCGCATCGAGATGTGATTCAGCTGAGGTGTGAACAATCGGTTGGTATTGTTGATCACTTTCGAACGAAAGAAAGAAATTGAAACGTTGAACGTGAACCACCTAAAACTAACCAAAACTTACCATCTTTAAATCCATATAAATCGGGAACATGAAAATGTGGGTTGTCCTTCGCATAAAAGTCGTAATAAACGTAAAATTTGTAGTCAGTCTTCTCGTTGAGCAGTAGCAAATCCTCCTGATCTCTCGACGTAGTCTCGGCAATCGACAAGCTATCCGTATTTCCTGTTCCTTTGTTGAGCGAGTTCAACTGCAACCCTTCCAGCGGGAAGTCGTAACTAGGCCAATTTTCGAACTCCAGCTCGGGGGCGCCCTTGTACCGTAGTACCGCTACCTGATAGGCGGAAGTAAACCGTTCATCACAGTCCATTAGACCACGGAACCGCATTAGGTAATTTCCGATCGGTTGATTCGCTCTCAGTATGAAATCGAATCGCTCACCGGCATAGCTGACGAACGAAGCCAAATCATCGATCGGATGAATATCGAAACTATCCGAGGAAATAACCGTCATGTTGTGGCCTTCGATTGACAGTTCTACCGGGCAGTTCAAGAATTCCGCATTGATCAGTCGAAACCGGTAGCGTTTCTTCTGTTCAACATAGAACACTTTCAGAGGGATGTGTTCCGATTCTGGAACAACCACAGCATTGAAGTTTATCGTTCGAGATTGCCGTTTCCGGCGAGTTAACAATCGTGTTGAGTTGACATTATTTCGTTTGACTGAGCTGAGTTCCATTTTGAGATTAACATCCTTCGAGTTGTGGATCAGTTCAGCATCATCTAGTTTATTGGTTTCGGATAAGGCATCTGTTGTTTGTGGCTCTGATTTACTTATTGAAGGCACAGTCGGTAATGATTGTGGAGTAGTAGTTGCTTCTTGGAAACTAGTCGTAATACTGGCAGTTTTTGGATATCGTTTGAAGTACTTTCCGCGACCATTGATTAGAATGTTCGGTGGTTTGTTATCGCCCGTTGAGTGATGATGGGCGGTGAACATTTGAACACCACCCACGTGACCCCAGTCCTGAACTGTGATCACGTGATCGGATAAGTCATAGTCGTACAGTATTTGCTGAGGGTCATTGTCTTGCCGGATGATTAACGGACCGAATGCTCCATCGCCTCTCTGCATTCCGGTGTGAGAATGCCAGAAATGCGTTCCGGGATTGTCAGCCTTGAAGGTATAGCGAAATGTTGTTTCAGGACTTATCGGACACTGGGAAATGTGCGGCACTCCATCCATGTAGGGCGTTTTCTTCTGATGCAACCCGTGCCAGTGAAGGGTTGTGCTTTCTCCCATCAAATGATTTTCTACGTCAACAACAACCACGTCATTCTCGCAAACCTCGATCGAAGGACCTGGCATCATTCGATTGATTACCATAACGTTCCTTTTCACACCATCTCCAGGAATACAGTGTGGCCGATCACAGTCCGTAGCATTGTAGGGACACTCGAAACAAGCTTTGCTCATCGTCTGGTACCATTCAATACTGAACTTGTAGTAGCAAGTTTGCGGTTTTCGACCTCTCAGACATTCCCTTTTGCACATATGATTCCTATAATCTAACTCGTTGAAAAATTCCGTTTCCTTTCGAGGATCCGGCATCACTGGCACGGGCTTTGTGACGTTGCAAACACTACAGCATTTCTCTTCTACCACGTGCTCCGGTGGGCAATCGATCAACACCGGACATCGTGGCCGTTCCGAGGAGATCGAAAGAATACCATTGTCCTTAATGCAGCGGTAACACATGCATCCATCCAAGCTATCCCACGATTCACCGTCCGAGTGAAACCGGTCGTCAAATCGGCACATCGTCTGAACGCATTGTGGACAGCAATGCTGGTCCGAGTACTGCAGTGAGAAACCCTGCGAAATAGTGGAACGTTAGCAAAACCTTGTGAATGAGAAGAGTATCTTCGAATATTTGTTTTACATTTTGCCTTGAACTCGTTAGTGCATAGCAGTTTTTATTGGTCTGGTATGCCACTCAGTTGTTCAAAAAATACCGCTAAGATGAACCCCTGAGGTTTGGAATAAATCACTTTTATTGGCAAAATATTACGAGAATCACTTCTGAATAAACTATTTCATGCTTAGTCTTTGAACTTAAATTAGTACtactaatttcaaaataatattaAGTAAGTAATTTTTAAATCACTTTTTTATGATTTCATATTAACTAGAGTTTATAAATGGTAATTTTTTGCTAGTATctctttggcaacactgtttttgacagatcacgcgtgaatcgtgtcactGTCAAACttattcagtttggtctataatttaatcatgaatcgtcgtttagcCTACAGTTCAATCTTGAATGGGCGCTGTAAAAGTTGGAGGATGATccaattttttatcgaaaaattgtgttcagtgacgaagcacatttctggttgaatggatacgtcaacaagcaaaattgtcgtatCTGGagcgaagaccagccagaagtattgcaagagctaccaacgcATccaaaaaaagtcactgtttggtgtggattattggccggtggcattattcgtgaaatacctgcCGAAACATTGGAGAGAgtatgccaaaattggaccttgcgcatgagTCATCTAAAGCGAAGCCGCGGctgacatttgcatgaaatcatcttcaattctatcgattccaacaaAGATTTCATTTTCctgttttttaaatcaaattctaTATCTCTTACAATCGTccttcaaaattaaaaatattttgtgaatttacatctattttcatgcacatatttggagcaggtaattaaatataaagttactttacaattctgtaggtttcaatataatttaatcgcaaactaagcgttaatttaaAGATACGGTTATATTGTTGAGTAAAATTCATCCGTGTCTTAAAAAGCATGACACTACATTCCAATTAGCAGTGACTCTCCGAGAGAGGCTGGCAGTGTATTtaagatattttcattgatttgttaAGAAGATTTCTTTGTAAATGTCAGAAAAACTCCAACCAAAAATTGTATAACGATCATTGAGATGGCTTATAGTTTGTGTTCGTCTCATGATTTCAGATATTTATCAACAGGATACACGCAACAATCCATAGCATTTAGTTACAGACTTGGGGCTGTCTACCAGATTGTTCACGAGATATGTCGTGTAGTTACCGAAAAATTAATCGACGATGCAATGCCGAAACCAACAGAAGAAATGTGGAAGAAGATTGCTAacgatttttgtggaatttcccgCTGTATCTTGGAGCCTTGGATGGAAACATGTGACAATTCCAGTCCTTGCCAATAGTAACTTTGAGTCAACGCATGCTTTGACCGTGCTTCGGACGTGTGTCGATACAGACACGGGTACGACACggtctagtgagaatattcacatgaagctgcattaaacaaatttgaagcgTAACCCGGACGGAATCCGGTCcagtcccgttccggatacgtcacggcctagtgcGAATAGCGCTTAAGTGAGAACGGATCAGAGCAAGTGAATTCTCGATTATAGTTTATCTAGTTTCAAATATCTTAATAGGTAATTTTTCAATTGAGGTGAGATTTATAAGAACAAAAAGAAAAGTTGGCTCTTAACAATTCACTATATTCTCAATTTATTCGGATGAATCAAAGttcgttttgaaaatttgtaagCCCTGTAACAACACACAACAACGTGATTGCAACACAATCCTCGCGTAATTGGGAGATTTGGGGTCTGTCGTGTCTACTTATTATTTATAGAAAGAAAAGGATAGGGACAAAAGGAACAATAAGATATGAATATAAGAGATTACAGCACTAAACAATTTGATCGCAGGGATAATTCTGAATTTACCAGCCCGTTTGTCTACAAGAATATCAGAATTGACGGGTGTCCGTAGGAAGTTAACagaaattgataagttgaacaataaGTTCAATCACCAACTTGATAGCAAACaatgtttttaaattaaaatacgGTGCAGAAACTACCCAGTGCAGGTGATTACTCGAATCACATTTCACGGAAATAAACACCAGCACCGGTTCGACCGTCCAACCAAGAATTGTCAGTCGAACATGTTTAATATTCTTTAAATTGACTATCCTACCAATTCGCAATTGATTACGCTTTGAAGTGAGGTATGCTTTTCCCAATAAATTAAGGTAAATGTTATTTATATAAAGATAATTCAAAATAACATGAATCTTCGCCTATAAAATGTGCCTATGCCTATGTGTGGTAAAATAAAGATAATAAGGTAAACTGAATTTCCACATGAATCAATAAATTTGGAATTAGTTGCGAAAACTTGTTGTATGAAACTGTCTTCTTTTTTAAATCTATGTCCCATACAAAAACTTTTAGAATCACGCTTATGCATCTAGAAAAACTATACATTTTTGGTCACGTATGTCTAAGCCACACGCTACATGGAAAAATACACCAACGCCTATCCTTTTAGCATTACATTAGCATTTTACATTACTTATTTTGGATACGAATGGGAAGAAATACGATGCTATTTGCAAGGgatcgaaagtctttctgtaatgtttgaatccatttgatgcaaacacttTATTGAGGCGGGGCTGGTGACCTCGGAACAGAATTTGCTCTGGACATGAAATTTGTCATGCGGATTCGATTGAGTTAACACTCCTGGGTcctggactaaagttatttgcatgttCAACCAAAACACATGCGAACACCTTTTTATCTGTAAATCGCTGCCAGACAGTGAAGCCTGGGATAagtcaaacacacacacacgccatCGAAAACATAGAGAGATAAAAGATTgattaaatgaaaattaaagaaaagcttaagaaatttttttttgtcaattgaACAAATCAATCCTTTGTGAGATTCTGTAGTGTTTACCGCTGTCTTTTTTTCCAACCCAATGTTATGAAAATTATAGGATGCTTGATCGGATCTAGATTCCAAATTTTCTTTTAATCTTGTAGGATAGGGAGAAAATCCAGTTTCTTCTTCATTTCTCGCTATTTTACATTGGAAAATCAAGCGAAATCACTGCAAAAAGGTTGAATGCCAAAGAATTTGAAAGTTTCTCTCTAGATGGGTACTGAAAATATTAATTTGTCGAAAATGGACAACCGACCGAAGAAGTTTGGGAACCACTACTTTACATGATTACTACAAAACTCTCCAGGAATTGAAATTCGTCGACCGAAAGTCGAATGtacacaaaaatcaaaaactttataTGTGATTCTAAGCCCTTTCGCTTGAATTTGAGATTGGGGAAATCGATTCAATCATCTCGTAGAGAAGCAATTAAGCGCACTTCTATTTATTTGTTTTGCGCATAATATTTACCATGCGAAGTtgaatccgaataaaattctgaaattagtTATGggacaataatacatttgattgaaatctaagtttgttaaaatcgattaatCCATTCACGAGGAAGTTGAATGTAAATTTGTGTTACCTAAATAcaaaactgagtcaaatggtagaTGACAATAGGCCCTCTACGCATCGATACAATGCCTTTCTGCAAGTGAAACAAAAAACACTACATAAGATTTCCAGACTTACTCGGaagtctttctgtaatgttaAGCACTTACGTCGATTTGATCATCAATCTTGATCAGCCAACTTCGAAATGCGTcgaatcatcgatcagaaaattCACTACAGAAAAATTCATCACTGATTTTTTGCATACATGTCTTGCAAATTATTTGTGAAAAGTTTACAAGCGAACATTCTTCTCGAAGTCATTTACGAAAAAAGTTCGCACactgaatatatctgatatgactctcgaacagaagattgtTGGGAAATGATTTTTCTTAGTCATTGCTAAATACACGatgaaataaaaggtctcatcgCTCCATAGATGGATGTCaaatttaatccggatccgtcttccggttacGTTATTATAGAGTGATGATAAATACTTAAAATTAAAAACCTTTTCCTATTTGAATGGGTCGATAGTTGATGGTCACATGAACCAATTTTGGCTATATCGGTTCCTAGTATCTGTTTCCCGAAAATGgtggatctcagagatggctggaccgatttttatcaaactagtcgcaaatgaaaggtcttcccgtcaccctgaacgctattgaatggtttagaGATCGGAtgattactttttgagttattcgaagttttatgtcaaaattttcagatttttgatacattttcagtttttctgtcacaattaaccttgaaaacagaatattttctttttcttagatTTCATACGGTAATATctgtccaacaagccatagattgtcaatatccgtccatttttgacggagatatcgatgtttttgtgtaagcgactttttgccttattccagtagtaggatttTTAAACGCTTGCTGATAAAGCTATGTTtcagagcaaagtgaaacacgattttccatacttttttatgaaattgtttcttagcacctgAAAGACTATGCAtagcaccctttttcatgacatttcgattttagcacggttcgtttttggcaacataatctttcgaatatgacatatgtatcaGAAAGATGGccttattttcaaattcaaaactatactcaaaatttaaattgatttatactgcttgcaacgaTAAGCACAACTTCTTACatccttataccattcgaagaagttcgtcgagataggcAAAttcgtgtgtgaaaaataatttcaataatttttctcggagatggcttaactaatttctacaaacttagtcacatgtgaacagtcctatgctcccctataaggtttctgaatttcatttggatcatagtgctggttccggagctacaggatgatatatgcaatgatataaaaataatgtcactcgtagatggctgaaccgatttaatcCATGtaacattcaaattaaaggtttcaAAGTCCCATAGAAACTGCTTgcttttttaatcagatccgacttccggttcaggagatacagagtgattagtgtaaaaattgcacataaatttatcaggttttttcgaattcacagattttgagagtcgatgaccaaacttatttcagttttaacggtattcggttttcgatcccgaaAGGTACCCAACAATTTACTAAGATTTttctaagatggctacactgattttcaaaaatttcgtgtgtaatgaaatggttaacaatccattaggtgaatttaactgacttcgactacaccggcttccgaattccgtttccgaaagtatcgggaatagagaggccaaaacgaatttaataaacaaaaattccaattaaaataaatttatggtcccatacaaaattggtgaatttgatccggttccgacttccaaatctgaaattacagggttaaGAGTTTTTAAAATCCAAAcggtcatagaagatgacgataataaaaaaatcttcaaagttgggttcaaaactatttcaatttattcgtcatactaattcatggacatacgaactattttgtgttatgctggtctctaaataccgtttctggaagtgccataaataataacaaaaattttaaagagGAACCCACTTCTAcaactcatggaatgcttaatcgatttcaCACGTTGAGATTGAAAGGAATCATTTTAAagttcatacaatttctatcttcgattcatTTAGAACTACGGCTATTGAAATCGTAACACATGCTGATcatttcactgctaggtggattaagcaaattttattaaataagatTTAAAAGATAAAAGAGGCATAAATAGGAGGGTTC
This genomic window contains:
- the LOC131430754 gene encoding uncharacterized protein LOC131430754; the protein is MTIQKYEMMTRDNRRQHPSPVHRWQKGWGRLLAIVGLASLTVTVGGQMISTECDPAQCLPTVDIPANLLQAGERTRKELVNCCEITRLYCDTSLCPAAIQYCDANETIQPRIVKGKCCTLYECGSVVQDEHCEIILNGTVTRKQIGEKWFSMINSTTCMNFECLKNSASETFVNSIGITCTTTCNEGFSLQYSDQHCCPQCVQTMCRFDDRFHSDGESWDSLDGCMCYRCIKDNGILSISSERPRCPVLIDCPPEHVVEEKCCSVCNVTKPVPVMPDPRKETEFFNELDYRNHMCKRECLRGRKPQTCYYKFSIEWYQTMSKACFECPYNATDCDRPHCIPGDGVKRNVMVINRMMPGPSIEVCENDVVVVDVENHLMGESTTLHWHGLHQKKTPYMDGVPHISQCPISPETTFRYTFKADNPGTHFWHSHTGMQRGDGAFGPLIIRQDNDPQQILYDYDLSDHVITVQDWGHVGGVQMFTAHHHSTGDNKPPNILINGRGKYFKRYPKTASITTSFQEATTTPQSLPTVPSISKSEPQTTDALSETNKLDDAELIHNSKDVNLKMELSSVKRNNVNSTRLLTRRKRQSRTINFNAVVVPESEHIPLKVFYVEQKKRYRFRLINAEFLNCPVELSIEGHNMTVISSDSFDIHPIDDLASFVSYAGERFDFILRANQPIGNYLMRFRGLMDCDERFTSAYQVAVLRYKGAPELEFENWPSYDFPLEGLQLNSLNKGTGNTDSLSIAETTSRDQEDLLLLNEKTDYKFYVYYDFYAKDNPHFHVPDLYGFKDVINNTNRLFTPQLNHISMRMPPVPMMPGKDQLDESLFCNASSLMEQGRNCQQEFCQCSHVLQVPLNATVEMVLIDEGFTFDANHPFHLHGHAFRVVGMERLAGNISAEEVKRLDEEGKIKRRLKGAPIKDTVTIPDGGYTIIRFIASNPGYWLFHCHIEFHAEIGMALVLKVGDKSEMISAPDNFPTCFDYKPDYRKIPNSSGRMGSTQQSTLQQLSLIIVMMMMVIRRVFL